In the genome of Synergistaceae bacterium, one region contains:
- a CDS encoding alpha/beta fold hydrolase — protein sequence MKKFLAALLLLLFIMSVSAFASEPLIIREQGIFSAGGTVTDPLPGEFNISENWLDYSRAGNTAHVDHANVFYQIPDGKNKSPIVYLHGYGQTRTGWQSTPDRREGWSDIFLRKGRAAFLVDQPRRGAAGSTVKIITGDMDTRANGTEYNPGDQAWYTHFRIGRGTPNRYKGSQFPEGEAALNQFLRQMTPNTGNYDVVILGSALSAVLSEVRSMTGKKAIYLTHSQGGRVGWQTDTENIAAIVAIEPGFAPEVGSENYKKFVAAKIPMIFYFGDYINNGPNDIKSTAFWKSVLDQCRDFAKHYNEDGGDATVIYLPDEKITGNSHFMFQELNNKEIADHIEKWLESKGL from the coding sequence ATGAAAAAATTTTTAGCAGCATTATTATTATTATTATTTATTATGAGTGTATCAGCGTTTGCAAGTGAGCCTTTAATAATTCGCGAGCAGGGTATTTTTTCAGCTGGCGGAACAGTAACAGACCCGCTGCCGGGCGAGTTTAATATTTCTGAAAACTGGCTGGATTATTCACGAGCAGGAAACACGGCGCATGTCGATCACGCAAATGTATTTTACCAGATTCCAGACGGCAAAAATAAATCTCCGATAGTATATCTTCACGGTTATGGACAGACTCGAACGGGCTGGCAGTCAACACCTGACAGACGCGAGGGCTGGAGCGATATTTTTTTAAGAAAGGGGCGCGCGGCATTTCTCGTTGATCAACCTAGACGCGGGGCAGCAGGTTCAACCGTCAAAATCATAACCGGAGACATGGATACTCGTGCAAACGGTACAGAATATAATCCGGGAGATCAAGCGTGGTATACTCATTTCAGAATCGGACGGGGGACTCCGAATCGTTATAAAGGGAGTCAATTTCCTGAAGGTGAGGCGGCATTAAATCAATTTTTGCGTCAAATGACTCCTAATACAGGAAATTATGACGTAGTAATTTTAGGCTCGGCATTAAGTGCTGTATTATCCGAAGTGCGTTCTATGACTGGCAAGAAAGCTATTTATTTGACTCATTCACAGGGCGGGCGCGTGGGCTGGCAGACTGACACTGAAAATATTGCGGCGATTGTTGCAATTGAACCGGGATTTGCTCCTGAAGTAGGCAGTGAAAACTATAAAAAATTTGTAGCTGCAAAAATTCCCATGATATTTTATTTCGGTGATTATATAAATAACGGCCCTAATGATATAAAGAGTACAGCATTTTGGAAAAGTGTATTAGATCAATGCCGGGATTTCGCAAAACACTACAACGAAGACGGCGGAGATGCGACAGTTATATATCTTCCTGACGAGAAAATAACCGGAAATAGTCATTTTATGTTTCAGGAGCTGAATAATAAAGAAATAGCCGATCACATAGAAAAATGGCT